The nucleotide window GTTTTTACTATTTTCTTTATTTATTTGTTTAGGTAAATAAATAAAAATTAAATTTGAGGTTTTGATACTTTTTCCTTTTCGTAAAACTTCTTTAAATTCAGTTATTTTTCTTAATCTGTATTTTTTCTTCAATTTTTATTTATGAGGTCATAAGACCTCATAATGTTTTTATTCGCTAGAAACTGTTAATTGTTTTCTTCCTTTTCTTCTTCTAGCACTTAATATATTTCTACCAGATTTAGTAGAAATTCGTTTTAAAAAACCATGAGTTCTAGCTCTTTTTCTTTTTTTTGGTTGATAAGTTCTTTTCACTATTTTTTTAAATAACTAACTATATAAATATTCCCTAAAAATTAAATATAATAATAAAAATTATTCCTAGAAATTATATATTTAATTAAAAATTTAAGAC belongs to Mycoplasma parvum str. Indiana and includes:
- the rpmH gene encoding 50S ribosomal protein L34, whose amino-acid sequence is MKRTYQPKKRKRARTHGFLKRISTKSGRNILSARRRKGRKQLTVSSE